One Gigantopelta aegis isolate Gae_Host chromosome 1, Gae_host_genome, whole genome shotgun sequence genomic region harbors:
- the LOC121368487 gene encoding ankyrin repeat domain-containing protein 63-like: MKEDGRSCEIISPTMDDEKGLFMAISFGKVHRLSSILSRTKNLNIRDSYSRTPLIHSVFIHQDDIRGHVVRLLLRHGCDVNCQDESGRTALMYASMEEEKSDVVRLLIKCKSCDPNLQDKDGSTAIIHAVNNNNHKAIRILAKHQNTKSRVDVNMANKQGLTALDLAVKLRLAECCRTLIQDAFADANVKDKVVLFELLREGNRNTPLHPCSSPFYALSPRPLGTPIRPSYIRSSPCQRPNSDLYRRVMMSPSVGPTPSPLFAPRDEKERFSRLIQSPLARLPRESYSFNHYDGVTKTRPLTPISPRMGPASPVVQHPVANCGVLRLPSIPSGKRIRAPNSKEEPDPT; encoded by the coding sequence ATGAAggaagatggacggagctgtGAGATCATCTCTCCAACGATGGACGACGAGAAGGGATTGTTCATGGCAATCTCCTTTGGCAAGGTCCATCGCTTGAGTTCAATTCTATCAAGAACCAAAAATCTCAACATCAGAGATTCGTATTCCAGAACTCCGCTCATCCATTCTGTGTTCATTCACCAAGATGACATCAGAGGTCACGTGGTTCGTTTGCTGCTGAGACACGGATGTGACGTCAACTGTCAAGACGAGTCGGGTCGCACGGCGCTCATGTACGCCAGCATGGAGGAGGAAAAGTCCGACGTCGTTCGTCTGCTCATTAAATGCAAAAGCTGCGACCCCAACTTACAGGACAAAGACGGGTCGACGGCCATAATCCACGCGGTGAACAACAACAATCACAAGGCAATACGGATACTGGCGAAACACCAAAACACCAAGTCGAGAGTCGACGTGAACATGGCCAATAAGCAAGGCTTGACGGCGCTTGACTTGGCGGTCAAACTGAGACTCGCAGAATGCTGCAGGACTCTCATACAGGACGCATTCGCCGACGCCAACGTCAAAGACAAGGTTGTTCTATTTGAGTTGTTACGAGAAGGAAACCGAAACACTCCTCTTCATCCGTGTTCTTCACCTTTTTACGCCCTATCCCCTCGCCCCCTGGGGACGCCCATTCGACCGTCCTACATCAGATCATCGCCGTGTCAACGCCCCAACAGTGACCTCTATCGACGGGTAATGATGTCGCCGTCTGTTGGCCCGACCCCTTCCCCTCTGTTTGCCCCGAGGGACGAGAAAGAACGTTTCAGTAGGTTAATACAGTCACCGCTAGCACGTCTGCCTCGAGAGTCTTATTCCTTCAATCACTACGACGGCGTCACGAAAACACGACCTTTGACCCCGATATCGCCAAGGATGGGACCAGCTTCTCCTGTTGTGCAGCACCCTGTAGCAAACTGCGGCGTGCTCCGTCTGCCGAGTATCCCAAGTGGGAAGAGGATACGTGCGCCAAATTCAAAGGAGGAACCAGACCCGACCTGA